In Alnus glutinosa chromosome 7, dhAlnGlut1.1, whole genome shotgun sequence, the sequence TGTCACAACTTGAAACATCATGCCTAGGTATTTTCAAACATATAAAACACGTGTAGATACATAGCACGCACAGATATGTGACACGTGTTTGTTAGTGTGAATTTtgagttaattattttttctttcatttcataaacTAATTTGGTAgtatttcttcttttgttttgcagGTGGTGTACGTGGTCACTGAAGGAGTGAGATCCTTCTCGAtggaaatatataaaataaaatctttgtATCATTTTCCTCTTACTATTTATAGTATGAGTGTTCTTACCTAGCCTAGGCAAGCTCTGGATGTAACACCCACTTTTtatgatgtaataataatataataatatgtttctgttttatttatcGATCGGTGTAGAAATTGTGTTTGTATCATTAATTGTTCTTATCCATATTTGATCacactatttttatttaagGATCATTTTTAATCAATAATTGAATTAGCTATggttaaaataataacaataataacaacTGTCGATTAAGATGGTCACGTCAACATTataagataattgtaaaataaaaatattgtattattactctttttaaaataattaatgttaCAATAAACGTTCACTTTTAGCATAAAACCCCTATGACCAcccaaatcatttttcaaaacctGGCTGATAGATTCGATTAACTTGATCTCTCACAATTGGGATAATAGAACTATCTGAATGCCCAACAATTGAGGTTCAAAatctctctttaaaaaaaaaaaaaaaaaaggttcaaattcttttactttatatatatatatatatatattcaaattcctTTCAATAGGATTATAAACCTAAACCTTAAATGAGCAAAACTCTGAATTAAAGGAGAATGAGATCAAGTAATGTAAtattgagaaatgttatttccTCATTTTTCATTTGAGATGGGttagaaaatttgaaataaaattaaaaaagaattgagtaaaatttaatatttaaaaaattacaatttacgAAATAATATTTTCTATAATATTAGAACAAATTAAAGATTTTGAATCTTGTGCTCCAAAAATATCTCCTACATAATTTTTCAACTTCCATTTTGAAAATCTTAAACTCTAAGAGCTAGCATGACACTTATCATCAATTAGCAAAATTTATTTGTAAAGTGAAAATTCGTTAGTGAAGATGAGGAAAAACTTGTTCTCTCTCTCATACGAGGTATAATTAAAGGTCCATCAAGGTTAATTTGAAGACTCTCGAAGGCCATTATTCTTGGTGGATCctttcatttttgtctttagtTAGCTTTCCCCTCTGTCcattaaagttaaaaatatgAAGACTCTTGAAGATATCATTATTCTCAGTGGATACTTTGATTTTGTCTTTAGTTAACTTTTCACTTATACAAAcggacaaaaataaaaatccataaaACCAAGAGAGGAAAATATTTTAACCTTTATTCTATCTTTTCAATTCTTTTGTAAGATGCTCTCCAAATATTTTGAGGGGCAAACTTGTCCATCCACATTTTTATGGACAAGTTTGCcccttaaaaattataatacattAACTGGATTCCTgctggagaggatccaaatgcaaATATTATGCCACAACATAGAGATGAAGTTTTCTTTAGTTATGGGTCTCTCCTCAACATTCTTAATTAACACATGAAAGGCACACTATGAAGGCACACTATGATGGATTGAATTCAACAGACCCATACTAAATTAAAGCCATCTCCAAAAGAAAGTAGATGTGCACTTTGGCCAGTCACTCTACCGTAACCTCCAAACTTCGCGTATCCCCTCACCGAGCCACCATACTCTCTAGACTAGACTCTAGTGACACCCTAATGTAGGCTATCTAGCAGCTTAGTGTTAGTCCCACTCGGCCTCATCAGCGCGAATGACGTAAAGGGAGTGTGTGTTtatgaaatcaaataataattagcATTGTAGGTcgaaaagaaaattttacctATCGCCACATCGGGTTCAGCTTCTGCCTACTTCAGAGGAAGCGCATACACCCTTACCTGAATAGTCGGTTTCTGATTTGCTTTGGTTCAATCActtccaaataaatttttttctttcgttttttttttattcttttataatcttttatttgagattaaaattgtaatttcttaacaactccataaaaaattactaaaatctATGCTAATAGATCATTTTGTTAGAAATACCACATGAATTTATTAATTCAGTgcattttgaaatcacaaagaTTTATTTGTTATAAGGTCAGatcacattaattaatttaataatcttttctttatttttttaaggaagcCTTTTAATGCTATTTTTAGGAGCTTTGTTTCTTGAAAGACTTTTAAGGGACCATCTAAATCGCATGCACATCTAACTCGCCTACTCACACTCATCTTTTCTGGAAGCTTCACTTGCGGAGATTGGCTCTAGACCTTCTTTTGTATGGAGAAGCATCTTTAAAGCTAGAGATTTGCTGCAGCTGGGATTATTGTGGAGAGTAGGGGATGGTTAGTCAATCTCAGTGTGGAACTCAAAGTGGCTTCCTTCACCAACTACATATCAAGTCCAATCGACCCCTAGGATCCTGGGGGAGAATGCTACGGTTTCTGACATGGGTATGTCCAGTCTACTACTGGGTTTAGGCCCATCATAATGGGACCAAAAGATGTCCtttttgagtttcttaggtccaaATTAAAGTTCAAGACGTTATCTTTCCAGCCCAAGAAGTTTCAGTCTATTTGGAGAAACAGAAAAAAAGATACGACCGTTTTGAAATTAGTCGTTGGGTCCACCCGAAAAATCCGGGATGTTGTTTTCTTACTTTTGAAAATCCCTTGTCTCCTTGCCTGTTTTTTGGATCTTGTCCCCTGTCTATCTCCTGAATTTCCTGACCTGTTTGCCATGTCTTTTTTTTGTGTAATAATTGCAGCATGGTTGTCTTGTTTGTCCTatgcttggagggttgttccaagctcTTTTAATACTTGTGGTTGTAAGCTGAAGGGGAACGTTTTTGGAGTGTGAAAATCAGTTTGGTTTGTGACAAGAGTGAATCCTCATTCTTGTAAATTCTGTATCTCTTGGGTGTTAACCTTTGGGTGGTGAACTTTCTATAGTTCTGTATCCCCTGATTTAATCCTTGGGGTGGTGATAATCTATATCCCCTTGGTGAATCTCTTGGGTGGTGAACTCCTATCcttaatttcttgttcatttcttgAGTTTCCTGTTCCTCCATTTCAATCCGGtatcaaattggtatcagagctttggtTTCTCAAGAGGGATCTCTAGTACCTTGATCTCCATAGTTCTTGTTATTATGGCTGCTCGTGGTCGTCGTGGTCAAGCTAATCCGGTAGCAGCTCCAGAAGCACCGCCACAAGGAGACCCGCGAGATATCGAAATGGAGGCCTTGAGGAGACAAGTACAGCAGCTCCAACAACGCCTAGAGCGTTACGAAGCTTCTGAACATGGTGCATCTCATCATGGATCGGATGTTGAAGTTTCTAGCAATGATGGAGACGAAGTTAATCCTTTTCACCATGCTCGTAGTCACGCCTCAAGTGACAGCACTCCACCTCACCCACGTAACCTCAGAAATCATGTTTTCCGAAGGGGTTGTGACGTCAAGGTGGACATTCCAGAATTTGAAGGAAGAATGCAACCCGATGAATTCATTGATTGGCTCAACACCATAGAGCGAATCTTTGATTACAAAGATGTTCCAGATCACAACAAAGTGAAGCTTGTTGCCATCAAGCTACGAAAACATGCTTCTATTTGGTGGGAACACCTTAAGAGGCAGCGAGAACGTGAGAGAAAGAGTCGCATTGTAACTTGGGTGAAGATGAGGAAGGCTCTTAAGAAGAAGTATTTACCAGATCATTATAGGCAAGATGCTTTTCTTAAATTCCACAACTTTCGACAGAATGATCTCTCCGTGGAAGAATACACAGCAGAGTTCGATCATTCTATGATGCGTTGTGACATCGTAGAGCCCGAAGAACAAATGGTTGCCCGCTATCTTGGAGGGTTACGTCTTGAGATCAGTAATGTTGTACAACTGCAACCCTACGGGACTTACAATGATGTTTTCAAGCTAGCACTCAAGGTGGAGAAACAATTGAAGGAGGGGCGTAGGAGCACCTATCGGCCTTTCAATCGTGATGGAAGCACAAACCGGGGGAGTAGTTCTACTTCTAAGGCCAGTCCACCAACCAAGACAGCAGCTGTCAAACCACCTGCTAAGAATGAAGCCCCATCAGGTTCTAATCATTTCAATACTTCTAATTCAAGTAGAAAATGCTTTAAATGTCATGGTTTTGGACATATTGCTTCTGATTGTCCAAATCGCAAGATAATCTCCCTTGTTGAGGAAGAATTGGAAGATAATGCGGAGGAGCAAGTTGAGGAAGAATCTGAGGAGGAGTTGACATATGCAGATCAAGGAGAGTCTCTTGTCATTCGTAGGCTCTTAAGATCAACTTATGCAGAAGATGATTGGCTTCGGAACAACATTTTTCACACCAAATGCACTTCCAATGGCAAGGTGTGTGATGTTATCATTGATGGGGGAAGTTGTGAGAATGTGGTGTCTACAACCATGGTGGAGAAGCTGAATCTGAAAACCGAAGCTCATTCCCATCCTTACAAACTTCAATGGCTTCGAAAGGGCAATGATATCCAGGTAACTAAGAAATGCTTAGTTCAATTCTCCATTGGAAAAAATTATCAAGATGAAGTTATGTGTGATGTTGTTCCTATGGATGCTTGTCACATACTACTTGGTAGGCCCTGGCAGTATGATAGAAAAACTGTCCATAATGGTCTCAAAAACACCTATTCTTTTGTAAAAGATGGAGTTAAAGTGATTTTGGCCCCATTAAAAATGGTAATTACTCCTAAACCATCTAAAGGGGAGGGTTGTAACTTACTATCTGTAGGTGAAGTTGAGAAAACCTTAACTGAATGTGGGAAGGGGTATGTTCTTATTGTAGTTGAAAAGAAAGACCCCATTGAAATTCCACTTATGATACAACCACTTCTTGAGGAATTCCCTGATGTTATTCCCGAAGAACTTCCACCGGGCCTTCCACCTATGAGGGGTATACAACACCATATTGATCTTATTCCAGGTTCTGTCTTACCTAACAAATCAGCCTATAGGATGAATCCAAGGGAGCACGAAGAGTTGCAAAGGCAAGTTGATGAGCTGATCTCCAAAGGCCTTGTGCGAGAAAGCATGAGTCCTTGCGCCGTTCCTGCACTTCTCGTACCAAAGAAGGATGGCTCATGGCGTATGTGTATCGATAGCAGGGCTGTGAACAAAATCACCATCCGCTACCGTTTTCCCATTCCACGGTTGGATGATCTCCTAGATCAGCTTCATGGAGCCACAATCTTCTCAAACATCGATCTTCGcagtggatatcatcaaattcgCATGAGAGATGGCGATGAATGGAAGACAGCGTTCAAAACGAGAGATGGTCTTTATGAATGGATGGTTATGCCATTCGGACTATCTAATGCTCCAAGTACTTTTATGCGCCTTatgaatcatattttcaaaccaTTTATGGGTCAATTTGTTGTTGTTTACTTTGATGACATCTTAGTTTATAGCAAGTCTCAAGAACAACATATGGATCATCTTCGTCAAGTTTTACAAACTCTGCGAGAGCAAAAGCTGTATGTCAACTTGAAGAAGTGTCATTTCTGCACCAatagtcttttgttcttaggCTATGTTGTTTGCAAAGAAGGAATCATGATGGATCCAAGCAAGATAGAGGCAATCACCAGCTGGCCTACTCCCAAGTCCCTCCATGATATAAGAAGCTTTCATGGACTTGCATCATTCTATCGACGGTTCATCAGAGGATTCAGCACCGTCATTGCACCTATCACGGAATGCCTTAAGGGAGGAACATTCAAGTGGACGGAGGAAGCCCAGaagagctttgaaattctcaaacAGAAAGTAACGGGGGCCCCGATCCTTACACTTCCAGATTTCTCCAAGGTGTTCGAAATTGATTGCGATGCCTCTAATTTGGGGATTGGTGGTGTTCTCAGTCAAGAAGGTAAGCCCATTGCCATTTTTAGTGAAAAGCTCAATGAATCTCGGAAGAAGTATTCAACCTATGACAAAGAATTCTATGCTCTTGTTCGAACCTTGGAGCATTGGAGTCATTATCTACTCCATAAAGAGTTTATACTTCATTCTGATCATGAAGCTTTAAAGTATTTGAGCAGCCAGCAAAAACTCAGCAAGCGACATGCAAAGTGGAGTGAATTCTTGCAAGCTTATTCATTCTCCATCAAGCACAAGTCAGGTAAACTCAATCAAGTTGCTGACGCCCTAAGTCGAAGACACTCTTTACTTAACACTATGCAAGTgcaggttttgggttttgaagttGTCAAAGAACTTTACAAGGATGATCCTGATTTTGGCAATGTATGGAAGGAATGTTCTAATGGTCCTAACAACCATTTCTTGTTACAAGATGGTTTTCTTTTCAAAGACAATCACTTGTGCATTCCTCAATGTTCGCTGAGGGAAGCCATTATCAAAGAAGCCCATGGAGGAAGCCTTGCTGGTCATTTTGGAAGGGATAAAACTTTAACTCTTGTGCAGGAACATTTCGTTTGGCCCAAAATGGTGCAAGATGTTGCTCGACACGTGAAGCAATGCCAAATTTGCCACCGCGCAAAAAGTCGTAAACAAAACACTGGGCTATACATTCCATTACTTGTTCCTAATGCCCCATGGGAGGATGTTAGTATTGATTTTGTTGTAGGTTTACCAAGAACCCAAAGGAACAAAGACTCTATTATGGTGGTGGTTGATCGATTCTCAAAGATGGCTCATTTTGTTCCTTGCAACAAAACTCTTGATGCATCTCATGTTGCTGACCTGTACTTCAGAGAAATAGTCAAGCTTCATGGCATTCCTAAGACGATCACCTCTGATcgtgattccaaattcgtcggGCATTTTTGGCGTACTCTTTGGCGAAGGCTTGGTACTATCCTTCAATTCAGCTCTGCTTATCATCCCCAGACAGATGGCCAAACTGAAGTTGTTAATCGGAGTTTGGGGAATCTCTTGAGAAGCTTTGTAGGGAAGAACATCCGTCAATGGGATCTCCTCCTAGCTCAAGCTGAATTTACTTATAATAGGTCTACAAGCCAAACCACTGGTTGTAGCCCATTTGAGGCTGTCTATGGTCTTAAACCCATTACCCCTCTTGATTTGGCTCCACTTCCTACTAATACTCAATTTAGTGGAGATGCTGATGAACGAACGAAGGAGATCAAGAAATTACATGAACAGATTCGAGCTCATATTGAGAAGCAAAATGAGAAGTACCGCAAGCAAGCAAATAAACATAGGAAGCCTGCAACTTTCCAGGAAGGAGATCTGGTGTGGATTCACCTTCGAAAGGAGCGTTTTCCCATGAAGCGTCGATCTAAACTTTTGCCTCGAGCTGATGGTCCATTTAGGGTACTTCAACGCATTGGAGAAAATGCTTACAAGATTGAACTCCCTGAAGATTTTGGAGTATCTGCAACCTTCAATGTGAGTGACTTATCTccatatgaagaaaatgaagaaatcgTGAACTTGAGGGCAAGTCCTCATCAATCGGGGGAACCTGACATGGGTATGTCCAGTCTACTACTGGGTTTAGGCCCATCACAATGGGACCAAAAGATGTCctttttgagagtttcttaggtccAAATTAAAGTTCAAGACGTTATCTTTCCAGCCCAAGAAGTTTCAGTCTATTTGGAGAAACAGAAAAAAAGATACGACCGTTTTGAAATTAGTCGTTGGGTCCACCCGAAAAATCCGGGATGTTGTTTTCTTACTTTTGAAAATCCCTTGTCTCCTTGCCTGTTTTTTGGATCTTGTCCCCTGTCTATCTCCTGAATTTCCTGACCTGTTTGCCATGTCTTTTTTTTGTGTAATAATTGCAGCATGGTTGTCTTGTTTGTCCTatgcttggagggttgttccaagctcTTTTAATACTTGTGGTTGTAAGCTGAAGGGGAACGTTTTTGGAGTGTGAAAATCAGTTTGGTTTGTGACAAGAGTGAATCCTCATTCTTGTAAATTCTGTATCTCTTGGGTGTTAACCTTTGAGTGGTGAACTTCCTATAGTTCTGTATCCCCTGATTTAATCCTTGGGGTGGTGATAATCTATATCCCCTTGGTGAATCTCTTGGGTGGTGAACTCCTATCcttaatttcttgttcatttcttgAGTTTCCTGTTCCTCCATTTCAATCCGGTATCAGTTTCAAGTCTGATTAAGAGGGAATATGGTTGCTGGAATGAGGAACTTATTGATGATGTTTTTGAAGAGACAGAAGCAAATGTGATTAAAGCAATCCCTCTAAACCTTTTATTGCTTCCTGACGGCTGACAGGCTGGTATGGAGGGGAACCACGGATGGGGTGTTCTCTGTGAGGAGCGCCTACCACTTGGGGAAAGAGTATCAAAATAACTTATCTGACCAATGCTCTCATGCGGGAAAGGATAATGGAGTTTGGAAGGCTATTTGGAAGCTGGGGGTCCCTGGGCCAGTGAAGATGTTTATTTGGCGTGCATGCCATAATCTGTTGCCTACCCGAGTAAATTTAGTAAAAAGGAAGGTAATTGATAATGCTCTTTGTCCTTGTTGTGATAGGGAGGAGGAGACTGTGCTTCATGTGCTCTGGCTTTGTCCTGCTGCCCAGGATGTTTGGGGTGGGTGCAAGTCCAGCTTCCAGAAGTGTAGAAGTGAAGCTACTACTTTTGTTGAACTGTTCGCAGAGAGTGTATTGCGTTTTGATCCAGACACTTTGGACTTGATGGTGGTCATTGCTCGAAAAATCTGGCTCAGACGAAACTCTTTGGTTTTTGAAGGTATTTTTCGGCATCCAAATGAAGTTCTAGCTGATGCAATGGTCTCTTTGGAGGAATTCAAGAAATGTAATAGTCAGGAAGTTCAGTTAGAACCAGCCCCTGCTAGTTCCATAGTGTCTCCAAAACTGCAGCTGTGGCAACCTCCCCTGATAGGAATAGTTAAAGTCAATTGGGATGCGGTGATTGTTTCTAAGGAAGGCTGTCTGGGCTTGGGGATAGTTGCTCGGGATTTTCAGGGTTATTTTTTGGGAGCAAAATGTGTGGTGAAGCGTGTGGTTGTTGATCCTAAAACGGCAGAGGCAATGGCTGCTCTTTGGGCAGTTCAATTTTGTAAGGAAGTaggtttttttgaagttttgttTGAAGGTGATGTTGCACAGGTTGTTGCGGACATTAAGTCAAATCGTCCCCAATTTTCTAAAAGTGGCCTTTTTGTGGAAAGCATTCGTTCAGAGATTCAGTTCCTAAGGTATGCAGATTTTGTGTATGTTCATAGAGAAGCTAACATGGCGGCCAATGTCATGGCAAAACAAGCTTTGTTCGGTAAGGAGGATAGGTGCTGGCTTGAAGATATTCCTTTGTGTATTTCTcatagagaaatgctaaacatcCAAACATATTGTTTGTAGGGAGCAATTGTTTGTAGGGAGCATTCCTCTTTCTCATATTGTTTGTAGGGAGCAATTGTTTCCCTAGATCCTGGTATCTTTGAGGATCAAGTTGTCTGCTTTTGATATTAATAAAGTTGAGATAttttccgttcaaaaaaaaaactcgccGCATATGCCATCATTTGTTATAACTTTATTGgaatataattttattcttGGAATTATTTCTCTTATATTTAGGGTTTGTTTAATATAGTGTTAAGGAacttaaaaagtgtttttagtatataaaaagttgtgctaaacaaaaaattattatttattatttatttattttatttacttttttttctctaaaaaaagtcaaaactgCGTTTTGAGTAAGTTTGAAAATGAAACTTTTTCCTAAAAAGCTTTTTCAATAGAGAAGTTCTATTTCCTAACGCAATTCCAAATATACTCTTAATCATACGCGGATGTCATATGCCCAAGTACAATTGGATTTGGAGTTGGACAGTTATTGTTTCACTTTTAACTCCAAGATGAATAAACCTCCACATATAATAAACTTCCTTTCTAAGCAAAGCTCTTTCTCCCGTAAGCCAACTTCTTCTCCAAGAAAAGCTGTTTGTAAGAGGAGAGAAAATCCTCTAAATTTCCCCCCTCCTCCTCGATCCCCTTTTCGTGACGTTTTCAATAACGGGTTTATCTCGTCTTAGGATGAGAAGCCCCCTTCTCGTGTATTTTGGTTATGTTGTTTTTGGTATGTATTGTCAAACCGCTTTAACTTGCGGCCATCTTT encodes:
- the LOC133873297 gene encoding uncharacterized protein LOC133873297, whose product is MAARGRRGQANPVAAPEAPPQGDPRDIEMEALRRQVQQLQQRLERYEASEHGASHHGSDVEVSSNDGDEVNPFHHARSHASSDSTPPHPRNLRNHVFRRGCDVKVDIPEFEGRMQPDEFIDWLNTIERIFDYKDVPDHNKVKLVAIKLRKHASIWWEHLKRQRERERKSRIVTWVKMRKALKKKYLPDHYRQDAFLKFHNFRQNDLSVEEYTAEFDHSMMRCDIVEPEEQMVARYLGGLRLEISNVVQLQPYGTYNDVFKLALKVEKQLKEGRRSTYRPFNRDGSTNRGSSSTSKASPPTKTAAVKPPAKNEAPSGSNHFNTSNSSRKCFKCHGFGHIASDCPNRKIISLVEEELEDNAEEQVEEESEEELTYADQGESLVIRRLLRSTYAEDDWLRNNIFHTKCTSNGKVCDVIIDGGSCENVVSTTMVEKLNLKTEAHSHPYKLQWLRKGNDIQVTKKCLVQFSIGKNYQDEVMCDVVPMDACHILLGRPWQYDRKTVHNGLKNTYSFVKDGVKVILAPLKMVITPKPSKGEGCNLLSVGEVEKTLTECGKGYVLIVVEKKDPIEIPLMIQPLLEEFPDVIPEELPPGLPPMRGIQHHIDLIPGSVLPNKSAYRMNPREHEELQRQVDELISKGLVRESMSPCAVPALLVPKKDGSWRMCIDSRAVNKITIRYRFPIPRLDDLLDQLHGATIFSNIDLRSGYHQIRMRDGDEWKTAFKTRDGLYEWMVMPFGLSNAPSTFMRLMNHIFKPFMGQFVVVYFDDILVYSKSQEQHMDHLRQVLQTLREQKLYVNLKKCHFCTNSLLFLGYVVCKEGIMMDPSKIEAITSWPTPKSLHDIRSFHGLASFYRRFIRGFSTVIAPITECLKGGTFKWTEEAQKSFEILKQKVTGAPILTLPDFSKVFEIDCDASNLGIGGVLSQEGKPIAIFSEKLNESRKKYSTYDKEFYALVRTLEHWSHYLLHKEFILHSDHEALKYLSSQQKLSKRHAKWSEFLQAYSFSIKHKSGKLNQVADALSRRHSLLNTMQVQVLGFEVVKELYKDDPDFGNVWKECSNGPNNHFLLQDGFLFKDNHLCIPQCSLREAIIKEAHGGSLAGHFGRDKTLTLVQEHFVWPKMVQDVARHVKQCQICHRAKSRKQNTGLYIPLLVPNAPWEDVSIDFVVGLPRTQRNKDSIMVVVDRFSKMAHFVPCNKTLDASHVADLYFREIVKLHGIPKTITSDRDSKFVGHFWRTLWRRLGTILQFSSAYHPQTDGQTEVVNRSLGNLLRSFVGKNIRQWDLLLAQAEFTYNRSTSQTTGCSPFEAVYGLKPITPLDLAPLPTNTQFSGDADERTKEIKKLHEQIRAHIEKQNEKYRKQANKHRKPATFQEGDLVWIHLRKERFPMKRRSKLLPRADGPFRVLQRIGENAYKIELPEDFGVSATFNVSDLSPYEENEEIVNLRASPHQSGEPDMVSSLIKREYGCWNEELIDDVFEETEANDNGVWKAIWKLGVPGPVKMFIWRACHNLLPTRVNLVKRKVIDNALCPCCDREEETVLHVLWLCPAAQDVWGGCKSSFQKCRSEATTFVELFAESVLRFDPDTLDLMVVIARKIWLRRNSLVFEGIFRHPNEVLADAMVSLEEFKKCNSQEVQLEPAPASSIVSPKLQLWQPPLIGIVKVNWDAVIVSKEGCLGLGIVARDFQGYFLGAKCVVKRVVVDPKTAEAMAALWAVQFCKEVGFFEVLFEGDVAQVVADIKSNRPQFSKSGLFVESIRSEIQFLRYADFVYVHREANMAANVMAKQALFGKEDRCWLEDIPLCISHREMLNIQTYCL